The Thermovirga sp. genomic sequence CCTGGGCGGCATTTACCAGGTGGAGAACACCGCGCTGGCCCTTCTTTCGGTTCAAAACCTTTCCGCCCGGTTCCCAAGGATCGACCTGAAAACCGCTGTCCGGGGGCTGGAAAAGACCAGGTGGAGCGGAAGACTTGAAAGAGTCCGATACCAGGACCTCGAACTGGTCCTGGATGGAGCCCATAACCCCCAGGGCGTGGATGCGCTGGCCGATACCTTTGAACTACTCGGTTCAGCCCGGGAATACGCTGTCATCTTTACGGCAATGAAGGACAAAGACCTCGAGAGTATGGTCGCCAGGATCTGCGGTTCCTTCCCCCTGGTGGCGTTTACCAGGGTGCCCGGCATGGAAAGATCCGCTGAGCCCGATTTTCTCCTGGGTATGGCCAGACCCTACGCCGAAAGATGCGAGACCCTTTCCTTCGAGGATCCCATGGATGCCCTCGCTGAGATTTCAAAGAGGCGCAAAAAGATCATTATCTGCGGAAGCCTCTACCTTGTTGGTTACATGATGAAAAGCAAGCTCTTCCTTGACGCGAAAGGAGGACAAGGGTGATAAACGCCGCGATTTGGGGATGGGAGAAGACTTCAATCGAGGGACAGGGGATGATTCGCTACCGGGTGCCTCCCCATCTAGATGACATTATGACAGTTGTCCTTTTTCTCAAGGGTCCGCTGATGGAAGAAACCGGGGGCAACCTTTCCAAGGTTTCCCAGCAACTCTTTGGAAAGGAAAAGGATATTCCCCTGGTCGCTCCATCCCAGGTACACGGCACGAGGATGGTCGAGGCCCTTCCCTCGATGTCGCTTCCAGCCCGGCCGGAAGGCGATGCGCTTTTGGTGAGAAGTACCGGTGTTTTTGGAAGCCTCAGGTTCGCCGATTGCGTCCCCGTGGTCGCCGTAAGCGATCGGCCCCGGCCCTGGATCCTCCTCGTGCACTCGGGGTTTATCGGTACCGCCAGGGGAGTGACGCGGGAAGCCCTGAAGGAAACGATGAAGGTCGTCGGTCTTACGTCCCTTGAGGATATTCACTTCTGGATCGGTCCCGGGATAGGCTCCTGCTGCTATTCAAGGGAAATGGATGATCCGAAGACCCGAGAAGGCCTGAAACGCATCCCCCGGAACTCCTGGAGGGTGGAAGAGGGCATTGCCTATTTTGACCTCTCCGATGCGATTGTTACAACTTTATATGACATGAAGGTTCCCAAAGAAAATATCACACGGATTGACCAGTGCACCTGTTGTTCTTCCGGGGGTTACTATTCCTACAGAAAAGGTGATCGACTAGGAAAATCCCTGCTTTTGGCGGGGTTCCGTGAAGGATTCCATAAAACCACTCTTTGGTGGGAGAATAAGTTTTGAAGGGGTCCAGCAAAAAAGTTCCTGTGCATTGTTGCGGGAGGTTATCGAATGGAACCGATTAGGGTCGGCGTGGTAGGAGTGGGGCACCTGGGATTTCACCATGCCAGGGTCTACACGGAACTGCTTAATACCGATGTCGTCGGAATAGTGGACACCAACCTCGAAAGGGCCGCGGCCGTCGGGGAGCTGCTGAGGGTGCCCTTCTATTCTGATATTGAAACCTTTTACCGCCAGGCCAGGCCCGATGCGGTCAGCGTCGTGGTACCCACTGTCCAGCACTTCGAATCGGCGAAACGAGCTCTTGCCAGCGGCATCCACGTGCTGATTGAAAAGCCGGTCACATCCACCGTTGAGGAAGCCGTGGAGCTTTTGCAGTTGGCTGCTGCCCAAAACCTAGTCCTCCAGGTCGGGCATATCGAACGATTCAACAGCGCGGTGCAGCATGTGAGGAACATCATCAAGGAACCCCTTTTTCTCCAGTCGAGGAGAATAGGGCCCTTCAGTTCCAGGATAAGCGACGTGGGCGTCGTGCTGGACCTGATGATCCATGACATCGATATCATCCTCTCTCTCGTTCATTCGGAGATATCGGCCATTTCGGCCATGGGCCGATCGGTAAGGTCTTCCCTAGAGGATATCGCCACCGCTCAGATCGCCTTCGAGAACGGAACGCTGGCCCAGATCCTGGTGAGCCGAGTTTCCGAAAGAAGGCTGAGGCAACTGGAGATAATGGAGCCGGAGAGGTTTGTCACGGTCAACTATGAAACCCAGGACGTATCAATCCACCGTTGCGTGCAGGAGAAGGAATGCGGGCTTGTGGAGGTCATCGAGCACCCGGTATTTCCGAAAAGAGAGCCCCTTAAACTGGAATTGCAGCACTTTGTAACCTGTGTCAGGGAGGGGAAACAGCCCCTGGTGGGCATCATGGACGGCAAAAGAGCCCTCGAAGTGGCCATATCCATCCTTAAACAGATCCAGACGCCGGTCCGGATGGCCCAAAACGCCGCAGAAGTGGTCTAGGCCACCGAGCGAACAGATCGACAAGGCCGCCGAAAGGCGGCCTTTTTTTGTCGGTGACCTCCCGGACATCCCCCTCCTTTTACTGCTACAATACAGAACCGGGGAGTGGACCATTCATCAAAAGTGGGGGTAGCGGCATGTCCTCGGTAAATATCCAGGCGCTGGTGGCGCTCTTCCTTTTCGTCCTCTGCCTTTTCCTTTCCAGGATGATAGTGAATATATCTTCGGGGAAATGGCCTGGCGGGGCACTTTGGGTCACCTACCTGAGGGTTCTGCTCGGATT encodes the following:
- a CDS encoding polyphenol oxidase family protein, with protein sequence MINAAIWGWEKTSIEGQGMIRYRVPPHLDDIMTVVLFLKGPLMEETGGNLSKVSQQLFGKEKDIPLVAPSQVHGTRMVEALPSMSLPARPEGDALLVRSTGVFGSLRFADCVPVVAVSDRPRPWILLVHSGFIGTARGVTREALKETMKVVGLTSLEDIHFWIGPGIGSCCYSREMDDPKTREGLKRIPRNSWRVEEGIAYFDLSDAIVTTLYDMKVPKENITRIDQCTCCSSGGYYSYRKGDRLGKSLLLAGFREGFHKTTLWWENKF
- a CDS encoding Gfo/Idh/MocA family oxidoreductase, translated to MEPIRVGVVGVGHLGFHHARVYTELLNTDVVGIVDTNLERAAAVGELLRVPFYSDIETFYRQARPDAVSVVVPTVQHFESAKRALASGIHVLIEKPVTSTVEEAVELLQLAAAQNLVLQVGHIERFNSAVQHVRNIIKEPLFLQSRRIGPFSSRISDVGVVLDLMIHDIDIILSLVHSEISAISAMGRSVRSSLEDIATAQIAFENGTLAQILVSRVSERRLRQLEIMEPERFVTVNYETQDVSIHRCVQEKECGLVEVIEHPVFPKREPLKLELQHFVTCVREGKQPLVGIMDGKRALEVAISILKQIQTPVRMAQNAAEVV
- a CDS encoding flagellar biosynthesis protein FliR, with the protein product MSSVNIQALVALFLFVLCLFLSRMIVNISSGKWPGGALWVTYLRVLLGFLFAAAITLGMYSFAGVDILKR